A genomic region of Luteibacter aegosomatissinici contains the following coding sequences:
- a CDS encoding fumarylacetoacetate hydrolase family protein → MNTVIPMPAQPSLPVAGQSGRFPVRRIFCIGRNYADHAKEMGASVDKANPMFFTKPADAVVTDGADVPYPSATNDLHHEVEMVVALGAGGSNLSPEQAQALIWGYGVGLDLTRRDLQAQAKAKGAPWDVAKGFDHSAPVSALVPASEATPSASTQITLEVNGQVRQHATLGEMVLDVGEILAALSTLFELKAGDLVFTGTPAGVSALQRGDTFKATLEGIASFEGKVV, encoded by the coding sequence ATGAATACCGTCATCCCCATGCCGGCCCAGCCGAGCCTCCCCGTCGCCGGCCAGTCCGGCCGTTTCCCCGTCCGCCGCATCTTCTGCATCGGCCGCAACTATGCCGATCATGCCAAGGAAATGGGCGCCAGCGTCGACAAGGCGAACCCCATGTTCTTCACCAAGCCGGCCGACGCGGTCGTGACCGATGGTGCGGACGTGCCCTACCCCTCCGCCACGAACGACCTGCACCACGAGGTGGAAATGGTCGTGGCACTAGGGGCTGGTGGCTCGAATCTTTCGCCCGAACAGGCCCAGGCGCTGATCTGGGGCTACGGCGTTGGCCTGGACCTGACCCGCCGCGACCTGCAGGCGCAGGCCAAGGCAAAGGGCGCCCCGTGGGATGTCGCCAAGGGCTTCGACCACTCCGCGCCGGTATCTGCCCTGGTCCCGGCCAGCGAAGCGACGCCGTCGGCCAGCACGCAGATCACCCTCGAGGTAAATGGCCAGGTGCGCCAGCACGCGACGCTGGGCGAGATGGTGCTCGACGTTGGCGAGATCCTCGCGGCACTATCCACCCTGTTCGAGCTGAAGGCGGGGGATCTCGTTTTCACCGGCACACCGGCGGGTGTATCGGCGCTGCAACGTGGCGACACGTTCAAGGCGACGCTGGAGGGTATCGCGTCGTTCGAAGGCAAGGTGGTGTGA
- the mscL gene encoding large-conductance mechanosensitive channel protein MscL: protein MGMIAEFKKFALRGNVVDLAVGVVIGAAFGKIVTSLVDNIIMPPIGMLIGGIDFSEWKWVLKPADAATKTAEVAIQYGVFINVLIQFIIIAFAIFVVVKAINKLTRHEDAPAATPPDVVVLQEIRDLLKQQKNIP, encoded by the coding sequence ATGGGCATGATCGCAGAGTTCAAGAAATTCGCCCTGCGCGGCAACGTGGTCGACCTGGCGGTCGGTGTGGTGATCGGCGCGGCGTTCGGCAAGATCGTGACGTCTCTGGTTGATAACATCATCATGCCGCCCATCGGCATGTTGATTGGTGGCATCGATTTTTCCGAATGGAAGTGGGTGCTGAAGCCGGCGGATGCGGCGACGAAGACGGCCGAAGTCGCCATCCAGTACGGCGTGTTCATCAACGTGCTGATCCAGTTCATCATCATCGCGTTCGCGATTTTCGTGGTGGTGAAGGCGATCAACAAGCTGACCCGCCACGAGGACGCCCCGGCTGCGACGCCGCCGGATGTGGTGGTTCTGCAGGAAATCCGCGATCTGCTGAAGCAGCAGAAGAATATTCCGTAA